The nucleotide sequence aattattattcatgctttttgaATGTACTAAATTATGTTaaaaataagaatgcataactcacaaaaattgtgagttatgttaaagtgaaatgcataactcacaatttttgtgagttatattaaaataagaatgaataactcacaaaaattgtgagttatgttaaaataagaatgcataactTACTTATGTTGAAagtaaaatgcataactcacaattttcgtgagttatgttaaaataagaatgaatcacttacaaaaattatgagttagattcttttaaaaaaaattaacatcatCAACTGTCTATTGGTACATAAATCACAATTTTTgtgatgctttttttttttttttttttaaaatttggtggCATGGAATGATTTGGAACTCGGTTTTGTATTTTGACCTGGCGGAGCCACCGGTGAGGAATAATTGACGTGCATTTCCATTTCATTTGTATTTCATCTCACATTCTATTTCCCAATTTCATTTCTCCATAGATACCTTAATTGAGACGAACAtataaaaatcttctttattgcCATACCTATATACACACAATTATTCTAATtacaaaacctttttttttttttttttacattttcaaatagaatttaggAAAAAAGATTCATATGAATGGATATAAATATCAGATAATTGGGTGATTGAAACCCCAATCCTACTCTTTCCGATGCTCAATCTGCtgtaatttttgcattttttaagcTTAAATTTAATCTTCGGTACGTAAATTCATATTTCGATTAAACTTAAAATCTAATATTTGCGTTTTATCTTCCATTGACAAATTGGTGAATTAATCGGCGTGGAATTCTCAGATCGTCGAGGAAAATGCCGTCAAACGCAGATGTAGATCGGCAGATCGAGCAACTGATGGAGTGTAAGCCTCTACCGGAAGCGGAGGTGAAGACGTTGTGTGATCAAGCAAGGGCTATACTTGTGGAGGAATGGAATGTGCAACCAGTCAAATGTCCTGTCACTGTCTGCGGTGATATACATGGTCAGTTCTACGATCTGATTGAACTTTTCCGAATTGGTGGAAATGCTCCGGATACCAATTATCTCTTCATGGGCGATTATGTTGGTAAGttcgagatttttttttctttttggaattGAGAGATTTgatgtttctttttgttttcatttattgGGGCTGAGTATTGTGTTGAATTTGagagattttatgtttttttttccaatttattGGGGCTGTGTATTTgtgttgaatttttaaaaaaggtttGTTGGTCTATCGATCCTAAACTAGTTAGGTTCGGCTATGTATGACTTCTATGTACCCATTCATTTACGGGCTGTTTGGGAGCTGGTTTGAAGGTGAGTTATGCAGGTATTAAGTCCTGCATAAGTAATACCATGTCTGGTAGCTAGTTAGGAGGTAAATTCTTCATGTATAAACTTAATACAATGTTTGGTTTGCAATTTAGAAACCCACATATTTAATACATGCATAAGTTATGTGGAATCTATGTATTATCTTATGCAGGATAGAAGGTTGAGTAATATCTGCAATAGTACATAAATTCTATCATAACTAATTCCTATATAACTAATACCTGCATAACTCTGATCagctaccaaacgaccccttagaggATACATACATTACAGTTAGACTATATCTATGCTGGTCTTTCATATACTATGGTCTCCTCTTTCATCTGGCTTGGGAGGATTTGCTTCTGAATGCACACAGATGGAGTTTAGAGTTTGACACTCTATGTAGTAATTGCTAGTCTAGTCATGACTTGCCTACTAGTTTTCTAATACATGTAGTAAATTTGGTAGCACCGTCGTTGACATGAACACAAATTGCAAATACGTACAACCGTAATGTTACCCGCCCAGTAGTCAATGAGGTGCAATGAGAACCATGAGGTCACATGTTTGATTATCAGTGGAGGCAATAAATATCATGTGACTTCTTTTTATCTGCCTAAGCTACTAGGTACCTATGCTGGTTGGAGTTAGTAAGTATCCAATGGAATAGTCACTGAGTGAGCAAGTTGATCCAAACACCACCATCATGAAGAAAAAGACACAACACCAATGTTAGGATATCGTGAAGGAAGATGCAGGTTGTGCAAAATTGTATAGAGTGTGATGTGTAGATTTTATGCTTAACATCTATAGTTTGTTTCAAACTTGGAGTCATAGGAGTGGTTCGTCCTAGTTAAGGGTGGTTCAAACTCAGTCATATAAGTGTAGttcattttttcaataatttaacattTCATTGCTCAATCATTGACGACATAAATGATGTTATGCCATTCACTGATGGCAGAGTTATTGTCATGTGTCATTCCTTGTTTTGGCAATGCATTTATAACATATGTTTAATAATACATGGTGGGACTTCACTGATGAATCATTATTGAGGTAGGATTTTTTTTATCTGCTGGTCGTTACAAATTTGACAAAGTAAGATACCAGCCTTGATGGGGGATGAAATATGGAagatttttttctccattaagTTTCATTAGCTAGAGATGTCTAAATTGGTCAAAGTTTTGTCACATCCTCTTGACACTTGCAGGATTCTAGGTGTGGGGAAAAATTTAGCCAATCAAAAAGATGACAACTGAAACACGTTCTTTCATTACGTGATAATTTAGTTGCTTCTCATCGATGTAGATTTTTTCCCTTTTCggatttttttctgatttttgaaGTGTGAGTTGACAGATTATTCCCATAAGTGAGTATTTGGGTTGTTGAATATGTTTACTCAAGCATGGAAAATTAGTGAAATAAGTCTTGACAGTTTATTAcatttttctttatgaaataagcgATATATCATTAACAAAAGTATCCAGAAGATGCAGAGGTTACAAAAGAGATGAAATTATCAGTctaaaacaattgaaaaaaaaataaaagagcttCACTGTTTATTACATATAAAGGAAAAATTTTCTTTCAGAGCTCCCAAGCCTTTGGTCTAGTGGTAAGAGCGCAATGTCATGATGTGTGTGGGTTAGGTTCACTGCATGGGCTCAGACTTTGCCATAGACAAAAGCCTAGTATTTTAGTGAAGAAGGGAAAGGGCCGGGTCCATTATTTACTTAGTAGGCATTTGGCTATGAATATTATTCACGATATTCCGGAATATGTTTTCACTTTATTCCTGAATACTTTTTTGGCCATAAATATTCCGGAATACGTTTTCGCAatatttggatttttgaaaaacaccTCACCTCAAGatttgttttcactatttttggattCACTTTTTGCACTTTCtaatctaaattttttattttcataaaataaccctGTCTTTataaaatactaattttttaaaaaattattttcagtttttatatcttttaacttcaaaaataccccatttccAAAAAACTATGGCCAAACATAACTCCAACtctattttcaatttcaaaaataccaaataaagtgatcatgttttttgttttcatGGACAAACGGGTCCTTAGTTTCTAACTGTGCACCGCGGGCCCCTGATGATTTTTTGGTtatcagcaaaaaaaaaaagaacagaaaaaGAGTCGTCTTATGACTTTCTTTTCAACATTAAAAGCCTCTACTTTGGTTTCTTTATGCATGAAATTTATTGCAGCAACTGCATTAGAATTCTCCATTCTTTCCTACTAGCTATCTTTGTTTTCCTATATAATACTTGTCAAAGTTGCTTTATTCCCCaaattttcatatttgatgtAGTACATGGGTCAATGTGTATCCATCTTTATTAAAACAGGGTCAATATGTGGATCCATAAATTGCAGAATTGCcttagttttatgagtaattggCACGTCTTCCTTTCCCTTGTCATGATCGTAGGACAAAGGTGTTTGATTGTTTTCTTTGTTATACTTTCGGATTTAAGATACATTCCGGATTCCATCATGGAAAGGTTTCTTACTACATAAGCAACAACATCCTGCTCTCTTATAAcattttgtttgttactttgtcTACAGCTCTGTGTTTCATCTTTTCGTTCTTTGCTTTTATTTGTCGATATTAACATTGTTAGTTCCCTTGTTGGACAAATATATTAGCATTCACATATCAGCCAGAGAATTATATTGGTATACCATCTATTATTAATGGGGTGTTCAATGAATGCAGCATTcacatatatcattaatatattttcAATGAATGCAGACCGTGGGTACTATTCAGTGGAGACTGTCTCACTATTGGTTGCTCTGAAGGTCCGTTACAGAGATAGAATCACAATTCTTAGGGGAAACCATGAAAGCCGACAAATCACTCAGGTGTAAGTGATTTACTTTCTTGATCTGGAATATTAAATTTCATTTTGAGGTACAAAAATGGCCtactgaatttttttttcttttgcttctaGATGATCTAGTTTTGTGTATGAGGATGTGTGGTTGGGTATACAAACCACTCATATTTTCTTCTTATCTCTTAATAATTTGATTACTCGCTGCTTTATATTCCAACtagtcaaagaaaaaaataaatcgaAGAACTTTTATAAGCAAGGGTGCCACATTATTTGGAAAGCCCAAAAGATATCTATCAAACATCCAAGCTTCTAAGGTGTCATTGTCTTcctattcattattttcttcttcagaAAATGATTGCTAAGTTTTTCGACACAAATACTTCATGCCTTCTAATAAAAGCAAAGCAAAAGGCGATGAGGAGCTAGTATTAAGTTCCGGGATTAAACACTTTCTATTTGTGCCTTGCTCAATTGTCTGGCTAAAATTTCTTTCCAACCATTAGATAGATGTATAACTTTTGACGGActgatcaaaagaaagaaaaaaagaaacgaaTAGACAATTGACTGTTGGTTATCAACAGATGTATCTATAGGCAGTTTGTTAGGAGGAATTACTTTAGTATTTCATTGCCTGATGATGGCTTACAAGGCTGTGAGACTATGACTGCAGTTCAATCATTTATGGTGGTATTGAGATGCCTCTTTTCCTTACAGGTATGGTTTTTATGATGAATGCTTGAGGAAGTATGGAAATGCCAATGTTTGGAAGTATTTCACTGATCTTTTTGATTATCTACCACTAACAGCACTAATAGAGAGTCAGGTTTGAGATGTTACTCTACTGGCTTTTCATTTCAAGACTAGCGCTGacataaatttctagtttaacacttctttttgttttaggtattctgtTTACATGGAGGACTCTCTCCTTCTTTGGATACACTGGATAATATACGATCATTGGACCGTATACAAGAGGTATTGTACTTCAGGTTTTTGTGCTTTAATAATACATGATACTGCTTTCCTTTGTATTTACTACTTGCTATTCTGCTATTCTGATTGCTCCATCTCATGCCCGTGATCTATATTTGTGCTCAAAACATTttattactccctctgtcccaatttatgtgacactctTTCCTTTTTGGTCAGTCCCAAAAGGAATGTCatctttctatatttagtaacaatttaatttcGAACTTTTCATTTTATACTTAATGAGATGATTTCTAGCCACACAAATATCTATGGCTTGTTTGAGCtacaagtttcaaaagtcttcTGTTCATTCTTAAACTTCATGACTAGTCAAACACCTTCACGTaaattgggatggagggagtacttTAATTGAACTTCCTATTGATGGTTCAGTCCATTGCATTAGTATACGGTAACTTTTTTTATTAGGATATGTATATTGTATTAATCAAAACTCCAAAAGGATGTGTCCCAGTTTAAAATTGTATGTCAGATTAGTTTGCCGTcgtgttcaatagaacaacaaaatCAACTGGACCAAGAATTTTTAACAGGAAGGCGGTCGagtctttatttgttttttttcttttttgtattgtCCTATATACTTTGCAAATGTTAAAAGTGTGTCATAGAGGTCTTAATGCAGCTCAGTCTCAAATAGTTATCTGCTATGGGAAGTATCTGCTGTTTCAATTTCCTCATAGCTAGATATGAGAATTTATTACTTTTACGTCTTCTGATATTTACCTATAGGGTATATCTTACACAAATGCTATTTCTTTGTTGCTTCTTGAACATGTGGCACAGTGGAACCACTGTTCCTATCGTTTCATGTTTTTAGTTCTATGCACATTAATGTTGCTGGTCTTCATCTATTAAGTCACAGTGTGTTATCAGGTTCCACATGAAGGACCAATGTGCGACCTCCTGTGGTCTGATCCAGATGATCGGTGTGGTTGGGGAATATCACCCCGAGGGGCTGGTTACACCTTTGGACAGGATATAGCATCTCAGTTCAACCACACCAATGGGCTCACTTTGATTTCTAGAGCTCATCAGCTTGTCATGGAGGGTTTTAATTGGTGTCAGGTTTGTGAACTTAGTCCCcccacccccccaaaaaaaaaaaaaaaaaaaaaaacgaactAGTAGAAAATTTAGAAAGAACACTTACGCACCACTTATGTTTATTAAAGTTGAAATTGCTTAGGTATTACTTTGTTTTTATGTGC is from Capsicum annuum cultivar UCD-10X-F1 chromosome 5, UCD10Xv1.1, whole genome shotgun sequence and encodes:
- the LOC107870817 gene encoding serine/threonine-protein phosphatase PP2A-2 catalytic subunit, translated to MPSNADVDRQIEQLMECKPLPEAEVKTLCDQARAILVEEWNVQPVKCPVTVCGDIHGQFYDLIELFRIGGNAPDTNYLFMGDYVDRGYYSVETVSLLVALKVRYRDRITILRGNHESRQITQVYGFYDECLRKYGNANVWKYFTDLFDYLPLTALIESQVFCLHGGLSPSLDTLDNIRSLDRIQEVPHEGPMCDLLWSDPDDRCGWGISPRGAGYTFGQDIASQFNHTNGLTLISRAHQLVMEGFNWCQDKNVVTVFSAPNYCYRCGNMAAILEIGENMEQNFLQFDPAPRQIEPDTTRKTPDYFL